A genomic stretch from Phoenix dactylifera cultivar Barhee BC4 unplaced genomic scaffold, palm_55x_up_171113_PBpolish2nd_filt_p 000051F, whole genome shotgun sequence includes:
- the LOC103696586 gene encoding IQ domain-containing protein IQM2-like: MGIPFSCPGADYAALDESFEALFMRSLSLADNVRSTLRSVSFNGRDSQPTILKTFGSGKLIIEGSLSFNRRERRDTFHLETKFSMKSPTSKKESTTRLVDSKKPRFNNLQEKAPESPVIVPDRPKHEAAVKLQKVYKSFRTRRQLADCAVLIEQRWWKLLDFALLKRSSVSFFDIEKPESAVSRWSRARTKAAKVGKGLSKNEKAQKLALQHWLEAIDPRHRYGHNLHFYYDCWLHCESRQPFFYWLDVGDGKEVSLKEHCPRSKLQQQCIKYLGPKEREAYEVIIEDGKFVYRKSRQILDTSEGTKDAKWIFVLSTSKSLYVGQKQKGTFQHSSFLAGGATSAAGRLVVEKGTLKAVWPHSGHYRPTEENFQEFMNYLKENKVDLTDVNLSPTEGDDEFLNRLRSNRSLKLAANPESAAQSSHGSDGTARKAVVTESANSSKTFGGWSAISYLAEFKLGADILAKKSLIFDLYHKLQKQIIFRDPEDSDEESDEEINCTADQKRSVSDGDDQAVEDSSASEQQYMFRKQNLFAEEQEEDEDASVPQELILRRINSKKGMKSYQLGKQLSCKWTTGAGPRIGWVRDYPSELQFRALEQVNLSPREAAPSRFAFPRNITCQSPRLPEASSPKEESQQQPQKPVSDR; encoded by the exons ATGGGGATACCATTTTCATGCCCCGGAGCCGATTACGCTGCTTTGGATGAATCGTTTGAAGCTCTCTTCATGAGATCTCTCAGTTTAGCCGACAATGTGAGATCAACCTTGCGATCAGTCAGCTTCAATGGCCGAGACTCCCAGCCCACCATCCTCAAAACTTTTGGATCTGGGAagttaattattgaaggatccCTGAGCTTTAATAGAAGGGAAAGGAGGGACACCTTTCACTTGGAAACGAAGTTCTCAATGAAGAGTCCTACCTCTAAGAAAGAAAGTACCACAAGATTAGTGGATTCCAAAAAACCAAGGTTCAATAATTTACAAGAAAAGGCCCCAGAATCACCAGTGATTGTGCCAGACAGGCCAAAACATGAAGCTGCAGTCAAGTTGCAGAAGGTCTACAAAAGCTTTCGGACAAGAAGACAGCTTGCTGATTGTGCTGTTCTCATAGAGCAGCGTTG GTGGAAATTGTTAGATTTTGCATTGCTCAAGCGGAGTTCTGTCTCTTTCTTTGATATTGAGAAACCGGAATCGGCTGTTTCTCGGTGGTCAAGGGCAAGAACCAAGGCAGCTAAG GTTGGGAAAGGTTTATCCAAGAATGAGAAAGCTCAGAAACTCGCGTTGCAGCATTGGCTTGAGGCG ATCGACCCTCGGCATCGCTATGGACACAATCTCCACTTCTATTATGATTGTTGGCTCCACTGCGAGAGCAGGCAACCTTTCTTCTACTG GCTGGATGTGGGTGATGGGAAGGAGGTCAGTCTTAAAGAACATTGCCCTCGATCAAAGCTTCAACAACAATGCATCAAATATCTTGGCCCA AAAGAAAGGGAGGCCTATGAAGTAATAATTGAGGATGGAAAGTTCGTCTACAGGAAAAGTAGGCAAATCCTAGACACATCTGAGGGTACCAAAGATGCCAAGTGGATATTTGTTTTAAGTACATCAAAGAGTTTATATGTTGGTCAG AAGCAAAAAGGTACATTTCAGCACTCAAGTTTTCTTGCTGGAGGAGCTACGTCTGCTGCTGGGAGATTAGTTGTAGAAAAAGGAACACTGAAG GCTGTGTGGCCTCATAGCGGGCATTACCGCCCGACGGAAGAGAACTTCCAGGAATTCATGAATTATCTCAAGGAAAACAAAGTGGATCTTACCGATGTTAAT TTAAGTCCAACTGAGGGAGATGATGAGTTCCTGAATAGACTTAGAAGCAACCGCTCCCTAAAGCTGGCTGCCAACCCTGAATCTGCAGCACAGTCATCGCATGGCTCTGATGGAACAGCAAGGAAAGCTGTGGTAACAGAGAGTGCCAATTCGTCCAAGACATTCGGAGGATGGAGTGCTATAAGTTACCTTGCTGAATTCAAACTTGGGGCAGACATATTAGCAAAAAAATCACTGATTTTTGATCTGTACCACAAGCTCCAGAAGCAGATAATCTTCAGGGACCCAGAAGATAGTGACGAAGAATCTGATGAGGAAATAAACTGCACCGCAGATCAGAAGCGGTCCGTTTCAGATGGAGATGATCAAGCAGTTGAAGATTCATCAGCTTCTGAACAACAGTACATGTTCCGCAAACAAAATCTATTTGCAGAGgagcaagaggaggatgaagatgcATCTGTACCACAGGAATTGATTCTTCGGAGGATTAACTCAAAGAAAGGAATGAAGTCATATCAATTGGGAAAGCAGTTATCCTGCAAGTGGACCACAGGGGCTGGCCCTAGGATTGGGTGGGTGAGGGACTATCCCTCGGAGCTTCAGTTCCGTGCTTTAGAACAAGTTAACTTATCTCCGAGAGAAGCTGCGCCTTCAAGATTTGCTTTTCCCCGGAATATTACATGTCAAAGCCCCAGATTGCCAGAAGCATCATCACCAAAGGAGGAGTCGCAGCAACAACCACAGAAACCTGTCAGTGATAGATAA